In a genomic window of Streptococcus oralis subsp. tigurinus:
- a CDS encoding LysR family transcriptional regulator — protein sequence MNIQQLRYVVAIANSGTFREAAEKMYVSQPSLSISVRDLEKELGFKIFRRTSSGTFLTRRGMEFYEKAQELVKGFDVFQNQYANPEEEKDEFSIASQHYDFLPPTITAFSERYPDYKNFRIFESTTVQILDEVAQGHSEIGIIYLNNQNQKGIMQRVEKLGLEVIELIPFQTHIYLREGHPLAQKEELVMEDLADLPTVRFTQEKDEYLYYSENFVDTSASSQMFNVTDRATLNGILERTDAYATGSGFLDSDSVNGITVIRLKDNLDNRMVYVKREEVELSQAGTLFVEVMQEYFDQKRKS from the coding sequence ATGAACATTCAACAATTACGCTATGTTGTGGCTATTGCCAATAGTGGTACTTTCCGTGAAGCTGCTGAAAAGATGTATGTTAGTCAGCCAAGTCTATCTATTTCTGTGCGCGATTTGGAAAAAGAGTTAGGCTTTAAGATTTTCCGTCGGACGAGTTCGGGAACGTTTTTGACCCGTCGTGGTATGGAATTTTATGAAAAAGCGCAGGAGTTGGTCAAAGGCTTTGATGTTTTTCAAAATCAGTATGCCAATCCTGAGGAAGAAAAGGATGAATTTTCCATTGCCAGTCAGCACTATGACTTCTTGCCACCAACCATTACGGCCTTCTCAGAACGTTATCCTGACTACAAAAACTTCCGTATTTTTGAATCAACTACTGTTCAAATCTTAGACGAAGTAGCCCAAGGACACAGTGAGATTGGGATTATCTACCTCAACAATCAAAATCAAAAAGGAATTATGCAACGGGTTGAAAAGCTTGGTTTAGAAGTTATTGAACTAATTCCTTTCCAGACTCACATTTATCTTCGTGAAGGGCATCCTTTAGCACAGAAAGAGGAATTGGTCATGGAGGACCTAGCGGATTTACCAACAGTTCGTTTCACCCAGGAAAAGGATGAGTATCTATACTATTCAGAGAACTTTGTCGACACCAGCGCGAGCTCACAGATGTTCAATGTGACCGACCGTGCTACTTTGAATGGTATTTTGGAGCGGACGGATGCCTATGCGACAGGTTCAGGATTTTTAGATAGTGACAGTGTCAATGGAATCACAGTCATTCGTCTCAAGGATAATCTAGATAACCGCATGGTCTACGTCAAACGTGAGGAAGTGGAGCTTAGCCAAGCTGGGACTCTCTTCGTAGAAGTCATGCAAGAATATTTTGATCAAAAGAGGAAATCATGA
- a CDS encoding AraC family transcriptional regulator produces the protein MFIFYPQLLYLFIIPYFRSFPKRKKVAIASLNPTILYYIQNGYQNKK, from the coding sequence ATGTTCATCTTTTACCCCCAACTTCTCTATCTGTTCATTATACCATATTTTAGAAGTTTTCCAAAAAGGAAAAAAGTGGCCATCGCAAGTTTAAATCCAACTATTCTCTATTACATTCAAAATGGGTATCAAAACAAAAAATAG
- the rpmA gene encoding 50S ribosomal protein L27, whose translation MLKMTLNNLQLFAHKKGGGSTSNGRDSQAKRLGAKAADGQTVTGGSILYRQRGTHIYPGVNVGRGGDDTLFAKVEGVVRFERKGRDKKQVSVYPIAK comes from the coding sequence ATGTTAAAAATGACTCTTAACAACTTGCAACTTTTCGCCCACAAAAAAGGTGGAGGTTCTACATCAAACGGACGCGATTCACAAGCGAAACGTCTTGGAGCTAAAGCAGCTGACGGACAAACTGTAACAGGTGGATCAATCCTTTACCGTCAACGTGGTACACACATCTACCCAGGTGTAAACGTTGGACGTGGTGGAGACGATACTTTGTTCGCTAAAGTTGAAGGCGTAGTACGCTTTGAACGTAAAGGTCGCGATAAGAAGCAGGTTTCTGTTTACCCAATCGCTAAATAA
- a CDS encoding ribosomal-processing cysteine protease Prp, with protein sequence MIQAVFERAEDGELRSAEITGHAESGEYGLDVVCASVSTLAINFINSIEKFAGYEPILELNEDEGGYLKVEIPEDLPSHQREMTQLFFESFFLGMANLSENSSEFVQTRVITEN encoded by the coding sequence ATGATACAAGCAGTCTTTGAGAGAGCCGAAGATGGCGAGCTGAGGAGTGCGGAAATTACTGGACACGCCGAAAGTGGCGAATACGGCTTAGATGTCGTGTGTGCATCGGTTTCTACGCTTGCCATTAACTTTATCAATTCCATTGAGAAATTTGCAGGCTACGAACCAATCCTAGAATTAAACGAAGATGAAGGTGGCTATCTAAAGGTTGAAATACCAGAGGATCTTCCTTCGCACCAGAGAGAAATGACCCAGTTATTCTTTGAATCATTTTTCTTAGGTATGGCAAACTTATCGGAGAACTCTTCTGAGTTCGTCCAAACCAGAGTTATCACAGAAAACTAA
- the rplU gene encoding 50S ribosomal protein L21, translated as MSTYAIIKTGGKQVKVEVGQAVYVEKLNVEAGQEVTFNEVVLVGGENTVVGTPLVAGATVVGTVEKQGKQKKVVTYKYKPKKGSHRKQGHRQPYTKVVINAINA; from the coding sequence ATGAGCACATACGCAATTATCAAAACTGGCGGAAAACAAGTTAAAGTTGAAGTTGGTCAAGCAGTTTACGTTGAAAAATTGAACGTTGAAGCTGGTCAAGAAGTTACTTTTAACGAAGTTGTTCTTGTTGGTGGTGAAAACACTGTTGTCGGAACTCCACTTGTTGCTGGAGCTACTGTAGTTGGAACTGTTGAAAAACAAGGAAAACAAAAGAAAGTTGTTACTTACAAGTACAAACCTAAGAAAGGTAGCCACCGCAAACAAGGTCATCGTCAACCATATACAAAAGTTGTCATCAACGCGATCAACGCTTAA
- a CDS encoding YoaK family protein, whose protein sequence is MRLLPIRKISRQSKRLALFLTFCAGYVDAYTFIVRGNTLVAGQTGNVVFLSVGLIQHNVSDASAKVMTLLAFMMGVLLLTVYKEKLRIVKKPILSVIPLAVLSLIIGFVPQTVENIYLVPPLAFCMGLVTTAFGEVSGIAYNNAFMTGNIKRTMLAFGDYFRTKHTPFLREGLIFVSLLSSFVFGVVFSAYLTIYYQEKTILGVPLMMSIFYFSMLFASWRKKGEKKLNFN, encoded by the coding sequence ATGAGATTATTACCAATAAGAAAAATATCACGTCAGTCTAAGAGGCTAGCGCTTTTTTTGACTTTTTGCGCAGGATATGTAGATGCCTATACCTTTATCGTGCGAGGAAATACCCTTGTGGCAGGACAGACTGGAAATGTGGTTTTTCTATCAGTAGGACTCATTCAACACAATGTGTCAGATGCCAGTGCCAAAGTAATGACCTTGCTAGCTTTTATGATGGGGGTCCTTTTATTAACTGTCTATAAGGAAAAATTGAGAATTGTTAAAAAGCCAATTTTGTCCGTAATTCCACTTGCAGTCTTGTCCCTAATTATTGGCTTTGTGCCGCAAACTGTAGAGAATATCTATCTCGTACCGCCATTGGCCTTCTGTATGGGACTGGTGACAACTGCTTTTGGAGAAGTATCAGGGATTGCCTATAATAATGCTTTTATGACCGGGAATATCAAACGAACCATGTTGGCTTTTGGAGATTATTTTCGGACTAAGCATACGCCTTTCCTACGAGAGGGCTTGATTTTTGTTAGCTTGCTTAGCAGTTTTGTCTTCGGAGTTGTTTTTTCAGCTTATTTGACGATTTACTATCAGGAGAAGACAATTCTAGGTGTTCCTCTTATGATGAGTATCTTTTACTTCAGTATGCTTTTTGCTTCTTGGAGAAAAAAAGGAGAGAAAAAACTGAATTTTAATTGA
- a CDS encoding Gfo/Idh/MocA family protein: MLKLGVIGTGAISHHFIEAAHASGEYQLVAVYSRKIETAATFASRYQDIQLFDQLENFFKSSFDVVYIASPNSLHFVQAKTALSFGKHVILEKPAVTQPHEWLDLRQTAEKNHCFIFEAARNYHEEAFTTIKNFLADKQVLGADFNYAKYSSKMPDLLAGHTPNVFSDRFAGGALMDLGIYPIYAAIRLFGKAHDATYQAQQLDNSIDLNGDGILFYPDFQVHIKAGKNITSNLPCEIYTADGTLTLNTIEHVRSAIFTDHQGNQVQLPIQQAPHTMAEEAAAFAHMIQQPDQTLYQNWLDDAGSVHDLLYTMRQTAGIRFEAEK; encoded by the coding sequence ATGCTTAAATTAGGTGTCATCGGAACAGGAGCTATCAGCCATCATTTCATAGAGGCAGCCCATGCCAGTGGTGAGTACCAGCTGGTCGCTGTCTACTCTAGAAAGATAGAGACAGCGGCAACCTTTGCTTCTCGCTATCAAGATATCCAGCTCTTTGATCAATTAGAAAACTTCTTTAAGTCTTCCTTTGATGTAGTTTATATCGCCAGTCCAAATTCCTTGCATTTTGTTCAAGCCAAGACTGCCTTGTCTTTTGGGAAACACGTCATTCTTGAAAAGCCAGCTGTCACTCAGCCACATGAATGGCTAGATTTGAGGCAAACAGCTGAGAAAAATCACTGTTTTATCTTTGAAGCAGCTCGTAATTACCACGAAGAAGCTTTTACCACTATCAAAAACTTTTTAGCAGACAAGCAAGTGCTGGGAGCAGATTTCAACTATGCCAAGTATTCTTCCAAGATGCCTGACTTGTTGGCTGGGCATACGCCCAATGTCTTTTCAGACCGTTTTGCTGGTGGAGCTCTTATGGACTTGGGGATCTATCCTATCTACGCTGCTATTCGTCTCTTTGGAAAGGCTCATGACGCGACCTACCAGGCTCAACAGCTTGACAATAGCATTGACCTAAATGGTGATGGTATCCTCTTCTACCCTGACTTTCAAGTTCATATCAAGGCAGGAAAAAACATCACTTCCAATCTTCCTTGCGAGATCTACACAGCAGATGGTACCTTGACACTCAACACGATTGAGCATGTACGCTCAGCTATTTTTACCGACCACCAAGGAAATCAAGTCCAGCTCCCTATCCAACAGGCTCCTCATACGATGGCTGAGGAAGCCGCTGCATTTGCACACATGATTCAGCAACCAGACCAGACACTTTACCAGAACTGGCTGGATGATGCAGGTTCTGTTCATGACCTATTATATACCATGCGCCAGACTGCTGGCATTAGATTTGAGGCAGAAAAATGA
- a CDS encoding DEAD/DEAH box helicase, which translates to MKTKLPTEWQELSDQLGFQEFTPIQTQLFEPILARENLLGVSPTGTGKTLAYLLPSLLRLQKKKAQQLLILAPNTELAGQIFDVCKTWSEAIGLTAQLFLSGSSQKRQIERLKKGPEILIGTPGRIFELIKLKKIKMMNVETVILDEFDQLLDDSQIHFVEKITHYAPRDHQLIYMSATTKFDQEKIAPNTRTIDLSDQKLDNIQHFYMQVDQRHRVDMLRKLAHVEDFRGLIFFNGLSDLGSAEEKLQYRDILAVSLASDVNVKFRKVILEKFKDKQLTLLLATDLLARGIDIDSLECVVNFDIPRDIETYTHRAGRTGRMGKEGYVITLVTHPEELKKLKKFASVREIVLKNQELYIK; encoded by the coding sequence ATGAAAACCAAACTACCTACTGAATGGCAAGAACTAAGTGACCAACTTGGTTTCCAAGAATTCACCCCCATTCAAACTCAACTATTTGAGCCTATACTTGCTAGAGAAAACCTTCTGGGAGTGAGCCCAACAGGAACTGGTAAGACCCTCGCTTACCTCCTGCCAAGTCTTCTCAGACTACAAAAGAAAAAAGCCCAACAACTCTTGATTCTAGCACCGAATACAGAACTTGCTGGACAGATTTTTGATGTATGTAAAACGTGGTCAGAGGCTATCGGCTTGACTGCTCAGCTCTTCTTATCAGGTTCGAGTCAGAAACGCCAGATTGAACGCCTAAAAAAAGGACCAGAAATTCTGATTGGAACTCCTGGCCGTATCTTTGAGTTGATTAAATTGAAAAAAATCAAGATGATGAATGTGGAAACTGTCATTCTGGATGAATTTGACCAATTGCTCGATGATTCTCAGATTCACTTTGTAGAGAAAATTACCCACTACGCACCTCGTGACCACCAACTCATCTACATGAGTGCGACGACCAAGTTTGACCAAGAAAAGATTGCTCCAAACACGCGCACCATCGACCTTTCTGACCAAAAGTTAGACAACATCCAACACTTCTACATGCAGGTTGACCAACGTCACCGAGTGGATATGCTACGAAAACTAGCTCATGTTGAGGATTTCCGCGGTCTGATCTTCTTTAATGGCCTCTCAGACCTTGGAAGTGCTGAGGAAAAACTACAGTATCGGGATATCTTGGCTGTTTCCCTCGCTAGTGATGTCAATGTCAAGTTTAGAAAAGTTATCTTGGAAAAGTTTAAGGACAAGCAGCTAACCTTGCTCCTTGCAACAGACCTTCTGGCTCGTGGAATTGATATTGATAGCCTAGAATGCGTCGTAAACTTTGATATTCCTAGAGACATCGAAACTTACACCCACCGCGCTGGCCGTACAGGTCGCATGGGCAAAGAGGGCTACGTAATCACTCTCGTAACCCATCCTGAAGAACTTAAAAAACTCAAGAAATTCGCAAGTGTACGTGAAATTGTTCTAAAAAATCAAGAACTCTATATCAAATAA
- a CDS encoding DUF1934 domain-containing protein, producing the protein MKIRMRNTIQFDEQLEVIDQLYNVEVREKGDYSYLLFYNEEKEKVVLKFHSQELVMTRFSSPKTIMRFLKDSDSLAYIPTPMGMQEFIIQTNHYKLDGQKIELAYQLQNQEGHLFASYQLEITWG; encoded by the coding sequence GTGAAGATTCGGATGCGAAATACGATTCAGTTTGATGAACAGTTGGAAGTCATAGACCAGCTCTATAACGTGGAAGTGCGTGAAAAGGGAGATTATAGCTATCTGCTTTTCTACAATGAGGAAAAGGAAAAAGTGGTTCTCAAGTTTCATAGTCAAGAACTGGTGATGACCCGTTTCTCGAGTCCCAAAACCATCATGCGTTTTCTAAAAGATAGTGATAGTTTGGCCTATATTCCTACTCCAATGGGGATGCAGGAGTTTATCATTCAAACGAATCACTACAAACTGGATGGGCAAAAGATTGAGCTCGCCTACCAACTGCAAAACCAAGAGGGACATCTTTTTGCCAGCTATCAATTAGAAATTACTTGGGGATAA
- a CDS encoding HD domain-containing protein — translation MNEKVFRDPVHNYIHVNNQVIYDLINTKEFQRLRRIKQLGTSSYTFHGGEHSRFSHCLGVYEIARRITEIFEEKYPEEWDPAESLLTMTAALLHDLGHGAYSHTFEHLFDTDHEAITQEIIQSPETEIHKVLLQVAPDFPKKVASVIDHTYPNKQVVQLISSQIDADRMDYLLRDSYFTGASYGEFDLTRILRVIRPVENGIAFQRNGMHAIEDYVLSRYQMYMQVYFHPATRAMEVLLQNLLKRAKELYPEDKDFFARTSPHLLPFFEKKVTLSDYLALDDGVMNTYFQLWMTSPDKILADLSQRFVNRKVFKSITFSQEDQDQLATMRQLVEEIGFDPDYYTAIHKNFDLPYDIYRPESENPRTQIEILQKNGELAELSSLSPIVQSLAGSRHGDNRFYFPKEMLDQNSIFASITQQFLHLIENDHFTPNKKE, via the coding sequence ATGAACGAAAAAGTATTCCGTGACCCAGTTCACAACTACATCCATGTAAACAACCAGGTCATCTATGACTTGATCAATACAAAGGAATTTCAACGTCTACGCCGTATTAAGCAACTAGGAACTTCCAGTTATACCTTCCACGGTGGGGAGCACAGTCGCTTCTCCCATTGTCTTGGAGTGTATGAGATTGCACGACGTATCACGGAGATTTTTGAAGAAAAATATCCTGAAGAATGGGATCCTGCTGAGTCTCTCTTGACCATGACCGCTGCGCTCCTACATGACCTTGGACATGGGGCCTACTCCCATACTTTTGAGCATCTCTTTGATACAGATCATGAAGCCATTACCCAGGAAATCATCCAAAGTCCTGAGACAGAGATTCACAAAGTCCTGCTACAAGTGGCACCTGATTTCCCCAAAAAGGTGGCTAGCGTCATCGACCATACCTATCCTAACAAGCAGGTCGTACAGCTCATTTCTAGTCAGATTGATGCAGACCGCATGGACTATCTCTTGCGTGACTCCTATTTTACAGGAGCATCATATGGGGAATTTGACCTGACACGGATCCTTCGAGTGATTCGTCCTGTCGAAAATGGCATCGCCTTTCAGCGCAATGGCATGCACGCTATTGAAGACTATGTCCTCAGTCGCTACCAAATGTATATGCAGGTTTATTTCCACCCAGCAACTCGGGCCATGGAAGTCCTCCTACAGAATCTCCTCAAACGCGCCAAGGAACTCTATCCTGAAGATAAGGACTTCTTTGCACGCACTTCTCCTCATTTGCTACCTTTTTTTGAAAAGAAAGTTACTCTATCTGACTACCTGGCACTTGATGACGGTGTGATGAATACCTACTTCCAGCTCTGGATGACTAGTCCTGATAAGATACTAGCAGACCTGTCGCAACGCTTTGTCAACCGCAAGGTCTTTAAATCCATTACTTTTTCACAAGAAGACCAAGACCAACTCGCAACCATGAGACAACTGGTTGAAGAAATCGGTTTTGATCCAGACTACTATACTGCTATTCATAAGAACTTTGACCTCCCTTATGATATCTATCGTCCCGAATCTGAAAACCCGCGGACACAGATTGAGATTTTACAAAAAAATGGTGAACTGGCAGAACTCTCTAGCCTGTCTCCTATCGTCCAATCCCTTGCTGGCAGTCGCCACGGAGACAATCGTTTCTATTTTCCAAAAGAAATGTTGGACCAAAACAGTATCTTTGCAAGTATCACCCAGCAATTTTTACACTTGATTGAGAACGATCATTTTACCCCAAATAAGAAGGAATAG
- the yidA gene encoding sugar-phosphatase: MSIKLIAVDIDGTLVNSKKEITPEVFSAIQDAKQAGVKVVIATGRPIAGVAKLLDDLQLRDEGDYVVTFNGALVQETATGHEIISESLAYEDYLDMEFLSRKLGVHMHAITKDGIYTANRNIGKYTVHESTLVNMPIFYRTPEEMADKEIVKCMFIDEPEILDAAIEKIPAEFYERYSINKSAPFYLELLKKNVDKGSAITHLAEKLGLTTDETMAIGDEENDRAMLEVVGNPVVMENGNPELKKIAKYITKTNDESGVAHAIRTWVL, encoded by the coding sequence ATGAGTATTAAACTAATCGCCGTCGATATCGATGGTACCCTGGTTAACAGTAAAAAGGAAATCACTCCGGAAGTCTTTTCGGCCATCCAAGATGCCAAACAAGCTGGTGTCAAAGTCGTGATTGCAACGGGTCGTCCTATCGCAGGTGTTGCCAAATTGCTGGACGACTTGCAGTTGAGAGACGAGGGTGACTATGTGGTAACCTTCAACGGTGCCCTTGTCCAAGAAACTGCTACTGGCCATGAGATTATCAGCGAATCTTTAGCCTATGAGGATTATCTCGATATGGAATTTCTCAGTCGCAAGCTTGGTGTCCACATGCACGCCATTACCAAGGACGGTATCTATACTGCCAATCGCAATATCGGAAAATACACGGTGCACGAATCAACCCTCGTCAACATGCCCATTTTCTACCGTACTCCCGAAGAAATGGCTGACAAGGAAATCGTCAAGTGTATGTTTATCGATGAACCAGAAATCCTCGATGCTGCGATTGAAAAGATTCCAGCCGAATTTTACGAGCGCTACTCTATTAACAAATCAGCTCCCTTTTACCTCGAACTCCTTAAAAAGAATGTAGACAAGGGTTCAGCCATCACTCACCTAGCTGAAAAACTCGGATTGACCACAGATGAAACCATGGCGATTGGTGACGAGGAAAATGATCGTGCCATGCTGGAAGTCGTTGGTAATCCTGTTGTCATGGAAAATGGAAATCCAGAACTCAAAAAAATCGCCAAATACATCACTAAAACAAATGATGAATCCGGCGTTGCTCATGCTATTCGTACGTGGGTATTGTAA
- a CDS encoding AbiV family abortive infection protein, with the protein MVDKDCYFDKIESILNGSSNFYISSTEQLNKCLDHVVQLISDSYVLYINDSYTSSSFLAISVLEEVGKIQMGIFIKGSDSYMRKDKLRDHKSKQIVGASHTICIGERIKNSISNENLEKIFKFIYSGELKDLREKAIYCDRKNNNIVTPKDLITQELARNLLLFAIESFDDNLVGWTDHSIELSKKTDLFFETIANSKMK; encoded by the coding sequence ATGGTTGATAAAGATTGTTATTTTGATAAGATAGAATCTATCTTAAACGGATCTAGCAATTTTTATATTTCTTCAACTGAACAATTGAATAAATGTTTAGATCATGTTGTTCAGTTGATTTCGGATTCATATGTTTTATATATAAATGATTCATATACCTCCTCATCTTTTTTAGCTATTAGTGTGTTGGAAGAGGTTGGAAAAATTCAAATGGGAATATTTATTAAAGGTTCAGATTCCTATATGAGAAAAGATAAATTAAGAGATCATAAGTCTAAACAAATTGTAGGTGCGAGTCACACTATTTGTATTGGCGAAAGGATTAAAAATTCAATTTCTAATGAAAATTTGGAGAAGATTTTTAAATTTATTTATTCTGGTGAATTAAAAGATTTAAGAGAAAAAGCAATTTATTGTGATAGAAAAAATAACAATATTGTGACACCAAAAGATTTAATTACTCAAGAACTTGCAAGAAATCTACTTTTATTTGCGATAGAATCATTTGATGATAATCTGGTGGGATGGACAGATCACTCAATCGAGTTATCAAAGAAAACTGATTTATTTTTTGAAACTATTGCTAATTCTAAGATGAAATAG